ttttcttattttatttgcgtaatactgcttatatcgttagtaaaattacgaaaacaattatatcagtaggtatatctagcaaagagttaatattagtttaaataaatatttgttttgttttattgtgcttcctcaaattagaggctgtcattagacaaagcatacaaaacaatataaatgatgacaGATAACggagtaagaaaaaagtaaacaagtacacaaacaaagaaacaaacaatggcaatttacagaataaaaaaagttacaagtaaagaagcaatgaaagctaataagagaaagaaaaaagataatgttgcgttaattttttcagtacactgaattagagtccatataggtggtttcgtaaaagtttgactgactccctaattatgaggagggccagttcattcagaaacgatttgttcagtcctagggtcttacagaattgagaacagaagttaggtatcgttcctcttgctccaaacatcaatcccgtaacactgatatcgtgaagttggtatttatctttataatacgggatggttggaacgtagattgctcgtttctcctcatgtacgtcttcaggctgtcctttatacgtttcaaacctgatggtggggtcgattatcttatcctgagacagggattcgctattggcgattatgtcaattcgtctgttactgccattgtcggcagttccgaggacttcttcatagacgatgtattttagttttctaagggcatcggccagtttagttctaattgcatggtgcctatgtatacgcaatgtttcgccataagggcaggctcccgggacatgtccaagggtttctatctcactgcggcatcgcctgcagtggttgtcctgaaACCTACCGGGTATGGATCTTATAGAACTTACTttggcagtcatcttgatagcctccttccattcaccgctagtcattccatcgggcttagttatccatttgttagagggaATGAATTCATTGCACAGAATAACGCCTTTTCCCTTTCGAGGTAAGTTGCACCATGCGTTGTACTCTCGCTGGCGTAATTCGGTCctaatttttctggtgtttattacTCCTCTCGTAAATGTGAGGTCTTCAGTTCCATCGATTTGAAAGTTGTTCAAACAATGTTTAGCTTCCTCCATTAGACATCTAgtgttgtttatgtacatattCAACTTCATGCAAGAGTTGACGTGTTGCAAGTAGGCTTCCCAACGTGCGCAGAAAATACCTATGCCTTTAATTTTTTTGTCGGAATACAACATATTGTCTGGAATATCTCCAGGAAGTTGTAGGGAGTCCTTAATTGAGCTCTTAATAAGATCTACATCTTTGAGGAATTTGACAGGTAATTTATCAGGAGGGGTTGTTTGAAAAGGGTATACAAGCTTCGgacaaatgaaggaagaaaccACGTTGTATTTTGGTAAGGCTAAGATCGTCTTATAGCTGgtgaaaatctcggaagaaatcAATCGAGGTAATAAACCCAATCAGGATATGAACCCACGCCCGATTGCAGCCTCGCATCAGAAGACCAGCTCTTTAACGCTAAGTTAAGTCGATGGTTCCTTTAAAAGTTTTCCAATATTTATACGAAACACTAGATTTCAACAAGGAAACCAGAACAAGACAGTTTCAATATGGTAGTGAAGAAaatgtcaaatattttatagACTGAGGTTTAAAGAACATAGAGCAAGTACAATGTTTAACTATTAGTACGTTATTTCACTTTATCATTATATAAGTGTAACATAAAGtagtcataaaataaaattatatttacacgtTCACTGAAGCCAAGTCATGCCTCTATTCGCTTATTGCCATATCTGCCTAACTACTCGGTTGACTTATCAATTTTAAATATGTATGGACATTTATCAGGAAGCAATTCACacaaagaatattaatttttttacatgttaacaGATATTGATttttaaaagtacaaaataatgTCTTACCTTAAAAATAGTTTAACGagtattttcttaaatatttttcttacacAAATTGAAAAGGGAACTGAAAACATGTTGCCAAAATATTATTTGTGTCGGACAATAATTAGTTGAAAAATTTAATCCATGGCGCAACAAACTGTAGAGGGCCGAAAACGTTAAGACGCCTGATGGACTAAAGTCCACATATCTTAACAGAGATGAACGTTCATTCAACCAGTTCGAGGTAATATGTAGTGAGCACGATGATCCATCCCACAGCATTTAAATTTAGCTCCTTGTTTGATTATATTTGAGAAAATATCTTCCTCTATAATTCATATTATGTAataaagtttcactattacaatgaGGGAGAATACAGCTGTATAGAAATCATAAGAATTATCTCTAGAGCAGCACGGACTAAACTGACTAAAGGCTGTCTAAAAATAATGTATGACAcatatgttaaaaattattttgttttcgttGAGTTTACTACACGCGGCCTGTGACTTCGTTTCTAGGACATCCCTAATCACaaaattaaatatcattttaACACTTGCATCGtaaataatttttctaaaatGTGACAATTATAGAGGAATCTGCTTACTCAACACAAGCTTACAAAATACACTCTGAAATACTAACAAAGGAGTTGAAACTAATATTTGAAACGATATTTTATAGATAACCTATTTATATTACAACACATTCTAGAGGAACATAGAAATTTCACAGAGAAACACTTATATTATATGCCGACTATATTAAAGCAAATGATAACGTAGATAGGCAACTTGTGTGGGAAGTTATGACCCGAAGAGGCATACCACTTCACTTACTGGAAGTAATAAGAGAAACgtgtagtaattatgcaatagCAATACTTGGATCGAAATACAATAACACTGAAACGATAAATTTAGGACTACGACAAGGTTGTACAGGGTCCGGCAAAATCATCTCTCCCATTAGGAACATAACAAGAGCTACATAGatcctattcaaaattttattttacgatcttacaaaaatacatttgccattttgacatcactttgttttaaaGATTATATCGTCCAAATGCTAGCCCTCACGAGCTATACACTCCTCAAAcatttaaggctcattcacaatgaaaattaaacataacgtaagcgttaacttaagaatataaacgttacggtaaaatcaagacgtcataccatcattcacgatgggaacataaacataaccgcaaacatacttggtaaccatggaaacataacaacgacgccatttccacatattctgttgtatacttcagcgctccacgtaagcataagcatgaaagtttggagtttgcaaactttcatgttaacgtcttacggtaatgtttatgtcaatgcttatgtgaatgatcgcatttggtagcctggccgcaaacttctgtctttatgttacggttatgtttaatttccattgtgaatgggctTTTACTGTGCGTCCTTCTTCCTAAAAAAAACATGGCTCTATTATTCCACATTGTGCAACAGGACACCAAacagtaacaccacagtctaatatatagtcacgaagcttgagttttgagggtaataggaacaataaactgtgccagtactatttcgcattgtctgtaatgggacgatagtagcgatcctagtggttagcaactatctatggatgcatatttcgtacatattgagcttcgtgactgtatatactagactgtgataacacgCTCACTGTGGAGAGATCGCTGATGCATTTCTCGAGGGCTTTCTGGAGACCAATATGGAATATTTTGTTTGTTGTCGCAGCCCGACAAAGAAAATGAGCTTAGTCATTGCTGAGCACAACGGCATCGCTTGGAACATTTGCCAATATGGTCTCGCAAGCATCTTGGTGGTTGAACCAATCACTTTGTACAAAGTTCCTGAACCACCATAACTTTGTGAGGTCTAGGTGTAAAATTCGTCTGATACTCCTATCAGATATTCCCAATACTAGAGCATGTTTAATGGCTGAGTGTCTTTGAGATGTGGTAATAGCATGCCTGACTGATGCTATATTCTCGGGAGTCTGAAGGTTGCGACATTTACCAGACGTGTCTAGGGCTTTCGCCACCGGAAATTTCGTTAAGGGGTTCAATAGGGAGAGTGTTAACCAGTTTTCCGACCTGCTTGAAAAAAGCTGTCGATGAGAATGGTAGTCTGTGCTGTCAATGCGACGGGATTCTTTATACCGCCAATGATAAATTTCAAGCGCAAGAGGAAATcatatcaattttttattttttaaattcacgtTTTCTTATTCACAGGAGTTTCGTAGCCAAACAGAGGGAACTTTCCAGTTGTATGTGACATTTTTGcagttttgtttttacttttctatgagttttcctgtaattttgaaatagactatgtaaccgagacaagcaactaatataaaactaattcactgcaaagagaaatattctgagtgtaacaatcagcttgaatgcaatattgtttctgtaattaatttatcttctttttgtttaatttttcattaaagttcaaagaattgtgtaacttctttcaccaaatgttaatatctgataaatttttaacataaaatttagtGAATTAAATTGATTTATAATAAATAGATCTACCCTTGTTCTACGTATTtgtttactattattaatatatttttgcagGTACAAATTAGGACACTATGAGTCCAAATTAGGCAACCAGTTTCCCAATTTGGACAGtttccatgattttggttttacctttttttatttattaggaattgtgtaatttaaaatataacattataggaagaaagtacatagaatgtagaatgtactagatcatattttgatttaattgaATCATAATTAAAGGCATgggattgaaaaagaaaaaaactcgtCCAATATAGGCAACAAtggatacattttttaaattttattcacataatcttaacagaaagattttttattataaCACTTATATTTGCAAATGATCAAGTAGTTATAGCTATCTCTGATAACAACCTTCATAAAGCAGCATACGAAacgaataaaataacaaaagtgtATGATATGATAGTCCTAGCAGCATGAAAAATTTTACCAAGCTGGCAGACAAGGAGAAGCAAACTTCAAAGAAGAGTGGCATAAAGGATACGGCTGCAAAGAAGTATGCGAATGATAGGAAAAAAAAAGGTTTAGTCTGTGTAATGATGAATGAGTCTAGTGAAGAAGGGGGAGCTATTGATGGATTGAATCGAGTGAGGAGATAATAGTGGAAAGAAGAAGGTGAGGGGTCTAGAGTTGGGAATAATAAGAGAATCATCTAAGGTGAATATGGAGAGTGTAATGAAACGAGTCTTGACAAGTCCAAGTCCGAGTGTAAATTACGAAAGGGAGTGcgatgaagagaagaaaaagtcgAGAATATAACAGATAAGGAGAGCGGAGATGATCCAAGTCCAGCGACCGTTGGCGATATTGATAGGTTATTAAAGATGTGCGAAAAACTAGagaaaacttgtaaaaattttaaacgaGATCTAAGATAGTTACAGAAACAAGGAAGTGCAAACAAAGACATGTGAGTTGTAATAAGTGAACTAGAGGAGAAATTTACCTAGTTGGAGACATTGATGCGATAAAAAATATGAGAATTAGATCAAATgaatggttcagagccatagtgggccaagcgccatttattaaaaacggagaaaacaagggttaaaattaagtaaacagcataatttaatgaagaatgacatataatttagtactaatgtgtatactttatattacttgctatatgtttaattgaattacgGTATTcacttgttttctccgtttttaataaatggcgcttgacccactatggctctgaacctggAACTAAGTATTATATAGAGGAATAAGAAGTGAAGTGCTAAGAAggagatgaataaaataaagcAGTGAGAAGAAAAGTAATAAAGCTAGTGAGGCTAATACTAGTTagaaatagtaagtaaataatattgagGGTTTTATGTAATTGAGAGAGGAAGAATATGGGAAGTGGAGGAGAtagaaagtgagtgcaagtagtgCGTGTGAATCGTAAAAATTTATCCAATGAAGTGAAAAAGTGGCAAGTGAATTGAACAAGGAAGTATTACAAACAGTAGAACATTGAAACaataaatgagagaaataatgtagTACGGTAATGTAAATGAGAAACTTGAAAAAATTAGTGAATATTAGACAGAGATATAAAAGGttttaagataaacagaaaattagggataatagtaatgaaagatgacaatgatagtaggGATGGATGAGTAGATTGTAGCCGGGAATGTTTGTAAACAAGAATAAGGCAGGCAATATTGCATAGTATTCGGGAATGGATTGAGGGAAGATAGAGAAGGCGAAGAGTTGAAAATTACTGTATAGCAGAaggaatggaggaagaaaatagaCTGAAATAAGGCTTATATTTAGGTAATTGGGAAGATAtagatgataggagaaatatTTTAGGacatatatttgaatttaataaaGTGTAGTGGCAcaccgtatgcagaaatgtgaggggaAACCACTACGTAAAAAGCCATatgataataatatgaatacatataaatatggatatgaataatatgataatattagtTGACAAGAGCGAAGTTATAACTTTCTGCggtatataaaatataagatgtaaaacaataatagaaaataactcCATTGTACAAGTAAACAGattgaaatatttaggttattttataggcctatcacTTGATGGAAATCTagatttaatagaaaaagatggcatatttaattttttaaatggtACAGTAAgaagaactttaaaaaataaaactcggAAAGATactattatgaaattttacaagtaATATCAGTACCAAAAATGCTATTTGGAAGCGAGATGTTCAATATAAAGTTGGACTTACAAAATCTAGCGGCAAtgaaaaagatatatattttaaatcttaGTAAGAACAGAAAATGCAGGAGAtagtaatgttttatgaaactatCCGGTTCAAAGCTCATGTTCACAAATGAAGGGTAGTTCTAGAGTGCACACCACATCAGCTAGTTGTCCATTGAATCGATTGATGTCGCCACAGTCTTCGTGTGTGCCACCATTTGGTTCATTCCCTAGCCACTTCATATAGCCAGTTGTGTTCAATGGTTTGTCTGTAATGAAAATCAAAATACATTTCAGTACGATACAAATATAACTTAGGTTACAGATATAAACCATCCAATACAACTTCGCTCTCTATTGTCACTGACTTAAAAATGACAATCATAATCACCTAAGAGTGGATGATATTTATATGGTCATTATTTGTTTGCGCATTATAGCTAGTCTGTAATCTTGTCTTGAAATCATCAATATAGAATACAAACCTCTTGCTTTATTTATCTTCTCAACAAGTTTCGCTATTTTTTTCGTCTGTGTTGAATAATGCATTGATCTGCACATTAAACATAAACAACGGATACGTTTTgggataaattaaaattgcaatataTTGGGTGAAAATTTTTGTATGAAACGATGCATAACAAAGTTACACAGCTCTCAAGGTTTTCCAAATATTTCGGCAGCGAAAGTTTCTTTCACCTACATCTTTTGTTAATACAATTCATTTTCTATTCTAGATTCGAATATGGAGCTATTGAGATTCCGACATAAAGATTAAtatgtttcatgtttatttttctgaattttctaccaccatcatcatcatcatcatcatcatcatcatcatcgtcgtcgtcgtcgtcataatcatcatcaccgaCGTCTAGAGTTTATACCTTCTTTATTTGTTGCGATTGCAAACTTGCACCAATTGCTTACTTGTCTGCCCATCTTTTCAACGGTCTTTCAAAATGTCGGAATCAACTgtggggtgtacgaataacaaacgTCTACCGCAGTCGCTACGTAGGCGAACGTGACACATCCGAAGTCTTTACTGGCCCATGTTTTTGATGCCTAGCAAAGTAGGACattatgcatcataactctgaaaataaggATTTCCGAGAAAAGTTGAATAGAATATTTTAGTCTTAATTCTACCTCTAtattacacccacaaagtttgaatcactctgtatatcattaTGTTTAAGACGtctatcatattttaagcttgttttcttccaaagtAACACCAGTACCTGTCTAAAAGTTTGTGGTATTGTGCATTTCACTTGAGAGCTCGCTCAGTTCATAGACCAgtacataaaaaaaaactagcccagttctttcataaaaatggacttaacgcgtttgggaatcacattcttcaattgaaCATGTCCGCGGAAGTTTCTCATGGGGTACGTGAAGATCTACCATCGGAGACAGTAGGGAACTGCTAATACTGAAGTTGAATGTGTGGAAGATTATAAAGTGCTACAGgtcctaaaaccagaggacaaagtgctgcGATATTCTTTCTGCTAGAGTATGCAGTCATTTTGTCTCAACTctggtttcagaacatgggaggagtgatagtaggaggaacaaGAATAATGTGCATAAGATAAGGCTAatgacatggcgttgttagcagaagaggaaatgatactaagggatatgctactgaagccaaatgacatctgtgagtagtatgaaatgaagataaatgcaaacaaaacgaagtCTGTGGTCATAGGAAGCACAGTAAAGAAGAtgaacttttgaattataaatgaggcagtatagCAAGTGAACAacatcaaatacttggggtgtactataagtactatcatgagctgctgccaggaagtcaaaaggaggacagcaatagCCAACAAAGCTTTTAAtgaaaaaaagagcatcttctgcggacctctggaaaaagaactaatgaagagactagtgaagtgctttgtatggagtgtggtattgtatgagacagaaacatggacataacgacgaaatgaagagaagcgaatagaagcatttaaaatgttgatatggagaagaatgaaacatgtgaagtggacagacagaataagaaatgaaactgtattggaaagagtgggtgaagaaagaatgatgctgaaactgatcaggaggaggaaaagaaattggttgggactggctgagaagaaactacctactgaaggatacactggaaggaatagtgaacgtaagaagagttcggggcagaagatatcagatgatagacgacattaagatatatagatcatatgaggagacaaagaggaaatcaaaatataggaaagattggaaatgctaggtttgcagtgaaagacctgcccttgggcagaacactaaatgaatgaatgaatgaacgaacaaatgttTTACGCTGCAGTTTTACCACATGTGATGTACCAAAAGAAAAAGTTTTTCTGAGTTTCTTTTTCTGTCGGTATGAATTTCGAGCATCTGAGTTTCATTAAACGTAAGTTCCATGTTTTTGAAACCAGAAAGGTCATTAGTGGGAGCCTGCGTTTCAGGAAAGGGGGaaaaatcaatccaaaacttaCCGAAAATAGTGACCCATTTGCCCTCCTGATTGAGATCATGTATTCCAATGTGGGCCCAGTCGTTTCTAATGTCATTGGTTATTTTAGGATGACGAGCCCAGAAGACGCTCATTGACTTTGCTTCTTCAGGGGAGTTGGCGATCAATAGATGAGCTCCTTCCTGGGCACAAATTTGGCGAGCCTCGTACCAGTTCTTCACCTCGCTGTGGAACTTGTAGTACCCCAGTCCAGGAATCAGCTCATAGAACGGACCTGCTCTATTCGGAGGACCTGAAACAAGTGTAGTGTACAATTGAAgtcctgaattgacaaacatctcaAGTCCAATATTTACCGAATTTGACTTTATACTTAATATGTGTTGTGTCTTGCATAGACTACCTTCCTGTAAAAAGAATATCCGAAGTCCGAATCTAGGACTATGTTTTTGAatgattgaaaatatttatttcaatactcttaTATGGCAAGCCCATACGGTGGAAAGGGGTATAACTGCATTAACTTGAACTCGtaatatatatcaataaaactagtaGATAAGTTCGAATAACCGTTTCTTTATCTCTAATGATTATGGAAAAAATCGAGTTTCTATTGAGAGTTTGGAAGTGGATACGTTGCAACAGTGCAATGCATTGTTTACAACTGAGAAAGTACGAAGTCTAATGCAGtactattactcgaccgaggccagtggagtcctggagcccggagcgccacttgtactgcttcTGCGTTAGTAATACGTCAtagcgatagttcacattacgcccgcagtccactcgcctcggtcgaataATAATAAGCAAATGATTCGCTTCTGTTTGCATCGAAAGctaggcctttcactgcaaaaaaTAAAGGCAAATTCCACTTGAACTTGGGTAGTACTCAGTTCTGTGCAGAACAAATATAACACATAAAGGTACGCTAGTACCGCAATCCCAGGATTTCTACAGGGTGGAATCACACTCCAGTCTCTAACACTCTTCGTGTCACAGCTTTCTTCTGTTAGGAAATATCATCTGATACAGCTTTACTGATTCATGGGAATTCAGTCTTGATTCCCCATAAATTAAAAGCATATTCTTGTATTCACGATTAGTAAATTTTAGTATTGTCTTCACCTTTAGAATCCTACGAAAAGACTGACATAAAAACTTGCTACTGGTGaggtacaaccacagtctagtatatatacagtcacgaagcttgagttattggGGGTACTAGGAacgatagactgtgccggtactatttcgcattgtctgtgataaggCGACAATAGCgagcctagtggttagcaactatctatagatgcatattccctacgtattgagcttcgtgactgtatatactagactgtggtacaacgtAAGAACATAGATAAACAGTGCACGCTTGCCGAGAAGCTCTGAAGTGCAGCGATGCTAAATTTCCCGGAAGGTTCCATCATACTATAAATGcgtttttaatcagttaatttttatCGGCATTAGTAATTGAATATACTAGTGACCATTAAATATAATTGATTCGTACAGtaggaaagaaaaaagacaaaCAAACAGATAATCTGCTCCAAATTTATTCAGGTTTCtccaatttaatttcattgtatttaaatatatttgaagCGTGGAAACATTTTTTGGTTATAGTTAGAACATTTTCATAagagattaaattaattttgtaaaatcacgaaataatttttccatataattaaaatataataggaATCGGTTTCTGAGGATGTTTGAAAGTTAACTTATTAACATCCATGTCCTACCTCTGACTGTGGTCACCATTTGGACGGATTCCTTGCCTTTACATTTCGCTGTAGCGTGATTTATGTGCACCTTCCAAGGGCCCGCGTCATCTTTTTCTGCTCCATGGTCAAATTTCACCTGTGATATAAGGCATTTAACTAATTTTGGTGTACTAAATTATTTCTCACTACACTTTCCACTCTCagaatgataatatatttatcaCTGTTATATACCGGTGGTCCAATTCTCTCAATACATTGTCATGTGTAATAACTAGACATCGTATTTAAGCACTAGAAATTGtagaattttacaattcattttgaataatttttcagaaaagtctgtgatATACAATACAAGGATTTGATTGTTTTCAGTCAAGGACTTTATATGTGTGTAAGGTACAAATCCTTACATTACATGGTTTATTACTGTATTAACGCTTTCGCCGgtcatgccgacatcatcagatacaacttttaTACTGCAATATCATAATCCCTTAAATCAATTCATGTGCCTTTGTGATCAAAAATTCAATATACATAGATAAGCAtaggacttgtaccttacacacatataaagtaaagtcattgactgaaaacaaTCAAATCCTTGTACTAGAAATTGTAGCTTTATGTCTTAAATAAgttcaaatttaataaattaggcTCTCTTTTAGTAGaactaggcattttaggcacatatgATCTAGGCTTCAAACCTATTTATTTCACTGAAATTATACACTAAAATGCACAAAACATGGCACggaaaaagtatataaaaatgaAGGCAGACAACTGAACATTATATAAACACAGTGAAATTTGTAATGTTGATCACAAATATCACTTTAATCATTGCTGAGGATCAAACTGAAGTTCGCAAAATAAGCCGTGGATTTCATATTGAGCTACGAGTGGTAATTGCATCTTGGAAAGTACGTAATGACAGTAATGACTATGTTATAACTCTGAAATGACATTATTTTCACGTAACAATCTCAGCGATATAAACTTAAAATGAATTTTATggtgaatataaattatatgtggGGATTTTCTGTAGGAAGTTTGAGTTCCTCAATCATTTACACAAGAAATATCATTCAAATAGTTATCTTTGTGTAAAAACTGAACtttaaaattattctacaatTCGATCCTGTGACACGATAATTGGATATTATTACCTGTGCAACCCATTGTCCTGTGGTGTTCCTGTAGCTTTCAATTGATAATTGGAATTGTGGCTGTCCCGTGGAATTGCAGAAAGATGAGGCGGTTACTTTGGCAAAAATCAGAAACAAGATGACCTTCAAGGAAGTTGATAGAAACATAATCATCTgagaaataaacatatttaactgtattatattattataaagttattcaaaagtaagttacattttgaagtCGCCATAACCTTTTTAAGAAATAAGATATACACAAACAAAAGCACACTTATACTCTTTAAGATATGGAGTTTATTAGATTCAATTTAAATGTTGAATGTGTCCGTCATTTTG
The window above is part of the Periplaneta americana isolate PAMFEO1 chromosome 11, P.americana_PAMFEO1_priV1, whole genome shotgun sequence genome. Proteins encoded here:
- the LOC138709083 gene encoding hemolymph lipopolysaccharide-binding protein-like encodes the protein MVTTVRGPPNRAGPFYELIPGLGYYKFHSEVKNWYEARQICAQEGAHLLIANSPEEAKSMSVFWARHPKITNDIRNDWAHIGIHDLNQEGKWVTIFDKPLNTTGYMKWLGNEPNGGTHEDCGDINRFNGQLADVVCTLELPFICEHEL